A window of the Astyanax mexicanus isolate ESR-SI-001 chromosome 22, AstMex3_surface, whole genome shotgun sequence genome harbors these coding sequences:
- the LOC125786766 gene encoding major histocompatibility complex class I-related gene protein-like, with protein MIKILIFLIFTPQLTSAATHSLRYISTAVTWGTPFPEYTVLGLLDGWPFELYDSNIRKVTPKTEWIQRNAGADFWSRESDAFKDEQEWSLANMAKTMMRHNTTNGIHTWQWAYGCDLDDNGTTTGYSGFAYDGQDYIRLDLKTGTFTAYINSFLLNWSEEVAAHCKLYLQTECVEDLKSLVRYSQDTLKKGRPEVSVFQKDYSSPVVCHATGFFPKAVMISWQKNGEDLNEDVELRQTLPNQDGTFQKRSILTVSPEELKNNNYTCVVQHEGMEKEIVLQVSDCRVLLDRGSVGVIIGVVLAVLLLVILLGFAGVLMWKKRKKNSGK; from the exons CGACTCATTCTCTACGGTACATCTCCACTGCAGTCACCTGGGGAACTCCATTCCCAGAATATACTGTGTTGGGTCTATTGGACGGGTGGCCATTTGAGTTGTACGACAGCAACATTAGAAAAGTGACCCCAAAGACAGAATGGATACAGAGGAATGCTGGGGCGGATTTCTGGAGCAGGGAGAGCGATGCGTTTAAGGATGAGCAGGAGTGGAGTTTAGCTAATATGGCTAAGACTATGATGCGACACAACACTACAAATG GAATTCACACATGGCAGTGGGCATATGGCTGCGATCTAGATGATAATGGCACCACCACAGGCTACAGCGGCTTTGCTTATGATGGACAGGATTACATCAGACTGGATCTTAAAACTGGGACCTTCACTGCTTACATTAACTCTTTCCTCCTTAACTGGAGTGAAGAGGTGGCTGCTCACTGTAAACTCTACCTGCAGACTGAATGTGTTGAGGATTTGAAAAGTCTTGTGCGTTACAGCCAAGACACTCTGAAGAAAG GTCGTCCTGAGGTGTCTGTGTTCCAGAAGGACTATTCTTCTCCAGTGGTGTGTCACGCTACAGGATTCTTCCCCAAAGCAGTGATGATCTCCTGGCAGAAGAACGGAGAGGATCTGAATGAGGACGTGGAGCTCAGACAGACGCTGCCTAACCAGGATGGAACCTTCCAGAAGAGAAGCATTCTGACCGTCTCACCTGAGGAGCTGAAGAACAATAACTACACCTGTGTAGTTCAGCATGAGGGAATGGAGAAGGAGATAGTCCTACAGGTGTCTGACTGTAGAGTCCTGCTAG ATAGAGGGTCAGTGGGTGTCATTATTGGTGTGGTTCTGGCTGTTCTTCTGCTTGTCATCCTCCTGGGCTTTGCTGGAGTTTTAATGtggaagaaaaggaagaagaactCTGGTAAGTGA